DNA from Rhipicephalus microplus isolate Deutch F79 chromosome 5, USDA_Rmic, whole genome shotgun sequence:
ccctttaagcataTGGCATAtctcaaagaaataaaaaactgtTTCTAGGCAACTGAGAATAGCAAATTATAAGCTGTGGGCTGCGCTAAAATGTATAGCTTGTGTGTTCTCAGGAGCCCCGACCACCAATAATCAACGTTTTTTGACTCCgctaaaaaaaagtgctgcagagCCCCTTTAATAACCAGCGTTCCCCTGCCAGTCTGGAGTCACAAGATGGGGGTGATGCATAGCTAGTTTATTACTATACGGTCCAACTCACCTTTGAAGCTGAACTAAATGTGCTAGTAGAATTGAAATATAAACCACATAATTAGATCTACACGTGAAACAAGTAATTGATTATAGCAACATGAGGCGTACCAGTGCAAGGAGCCTCATAAAAGAAGTAAACGTGTAGCCCAAAGACTATTCAGGTCAGAATACAGATTTGTGCTGAAGCATACTTGCATATCGTTCAACTTGTCTGGTGATCGTTGTTAGTCATTAAATTGTACAACCATTATCAATTTTTCCACCTCTTTCAACACATGACAAACATACATGACAGTAACTTTTGATATCAAACACAGCAACACTAAGCACAAGGTAGCAGCAATGACCTAGTTGTTCTTGGGCAAAGCATACAAGCATACTAAGTGGGACATACTGATAAGACTTATCATCAAACATAGAATTAAGTGGATTCTGCTAAAAACACAGTCACAATGATTGATATgttcggtttaacgtcccaaaaccaccatattatgagagacgccgtagtggagggctccggaaactgagcacctggggttctttaacatgcacccaaatctgagcgcacgggcctacaacatttccgcttccatcgggaatgcagccgccgcagccgggatacgaacccgcgacctgcgggtcagcagccgtgtaccttagccactagaccaccgcggcggggccacagtCACAATGCTTAACAGGCAGGCTTTGATGCGAACTGCCAAGTGCATAACGAGGTTTGCCGTTCACAACGCAGTTAACGATGATACTGTGAGGGCGTGTGTGTACTAGCGTAACTAATTACCCATCGGTTACCGAACAAATGACGCCGCTTTGATGCTTCCGGCTTGCTAGTTCGCTGTATCTGTGATAAAACGAGGGGGGCGGGAATCCTCAACCATTCTGAGGGCACGCGgtgagaaaacaaaaatgaaacttGTTCTTACTTGTTGATAAACAGCTCGAGCCCCTTCTTGCGCTCCTCAATAAACTCCTCATCGAATATTCCTTCGTCGCTCCGAAACGGAAGCTGCCGTTTCCACGCCTTGCCCGGTAGCGGAGGTACCACGATCTGCACACAACATATCAACGCAACATTTGTAATGGAACTGCAGCTGTCCGCCTCTGTACAGGCAGGCGAGGCGGAGTAACGACTGCATTCTTCTACTCGCCACAGAACCAGACCGGTGTGGGCCAGGTGACCCGCGGGGCCAATGGTCCCCTATCGGAATTCGCACCTTGCTGTCGCGCTCCAGCTCGCTCCTTAGCCACTCGAAGTCGCTGTAGCGTCGCCGCACGGTCGATTCCTTGTTCTTGAAAACGGGAAGGTTGGTCTGCAAACGAGAACGACAGTGTTGAGGCCGCCGACGTGAGGCCTAATCGCCGTGGGGCGTTTCTGCTGCTCACCCTCATGCGAACCTCGTAGTCGGTGTACCGCTTTCTCGCGACGCCGTGCGTCATCGGATTGCCAACGTCGATCTCCAGGTAGTTGGCCGGCGGGGCGTACGCATCGTCGAGGGTTTGCTTCTTGGTCTGCAGTCGCTTTGTAGCATCCTGCGGCGGCGCTGTGTCACTCGCCATCGCACCCACCGTGCGCGGCAACAACCACTACAGAACTACAGCGAGGCTACCGACTCCGCTGTTTTCCGCTAGTGCGCTGCCGGGTGGTCGAGCAAAGCAGGCACACGTCTTGCGACGACTCGCGTATGCTGTAGAGAAACTTTCCTAGATGTCGCCCCGGTAGTGTGCACCACCGAGTCGCAGTGGACACCGGCCCCTTAGCGCCGCCACAGGCGCCCGAAGAAAGAATTGATCCCGCGGCTGTCCTTATTGCTAACATGTGCGCTAAGGTGTTAAAAAAGAAGAGTGAGGGTGTGAGGCCAATTCCTCGTTGA
Protein-coding regions in this window:
- the Snx3 gene encoding sorting nexin 3 — protein: MASDTAPPQDATKRLQTKKQTLDDAYAPPANYLEIDVGNPMTHGVARKRYTDYEVRMRTNLPVFKNKESTVRRRYSDFEWLRSELERDSKIVVPPLPGKAWKRQLPFRSDEGIFDEEFIEERKKGLELFINKVAGHPLAQNERCLHMFLQEPMIDRNYVPGKIRNT